The Cloacibacterium sp. TD35 region AATCAAATAGACCTTACAGACAAAGGTGTAGAATATATGTCTCAAGGTAACCAAGATGCTAATTTCTTCGTTTTAGAAGATATTGGAACTTTGATTGCTGAATTAGAGGCAAAAAATCTTACTAAAGAAGAAGAATTTGCTCAAAAAGAAGAACTTTTCAGAAATTATGCAGTAAAATCTGAAAGAATTCACACTTTAAGCCAGTTATTAAAAGCATATACATTATTTGAAAAAGATGATGAATATGTAGTAATCGACGGAGAAGTAAAAATCGTAGACGAGCAAACCGGTCGTATCATGGAAGGAAGACGTTATTCAGACGGACTTCACCAAGCGATTGAAGCTAAAGAAAATGTAAAAATCGAAGCAGCTACTCAAACTTTCGCTACCATTACGTTACAGAATTACTTCAGAATGTATAACAAATTAGCCGGGATGACGGGTACTGCAGAAACTGAAGCAGGAGAATTCTGGCAAATTTATAAATTAGATGTAGTAGTAATTCCTACCAACAGACCAATCATCAGAGATGATAGACAAGATTTAGTTTACAAAACCAACAGAGAAAAATTCAATGCGGTAATTGATGAAATCGAAAGACTTACTGCAGCAGGAAGACCAATACTTGTAGGTACTACTTCTGTAGAAATTTCTCAGTTCTTGTCAAAAGCGCTTCAATTAAGAAAAATTCCGCATAATGTATTGAATGCGAAATTGCACAAGAAAGAAGCAGACATCGTAGCTGAAGCTGGTAGAGCTGGTGTAGTAACCATTGCTACCAACATGGCTGGTCGTGGTACAGATATTAAACTACAAGGTGAGGTAAAAGAAAACGGAGGTCTTGCCATCATCGGTACAGAAAGACATGATTCTAGACGTGTAGACAGACAGTTAAGAGGTAGAGCTGGTAGACAAGGAGACCCAGGAAGCTCACAATTCTACGTTTCTCTGGAAGATAACTTAATGAGACTTTTCGGTTCTGAAAGAATCGCAAAAATGATGGATAAAATGGGACACAAAGAAGGCGAAGTCATTCAGCACTCTATGATTACCAAATCTATCGAAAGAGCTCAGAAAAAAGTAGAGGAAAACAACTTCGGTATCAGAAAAAGATTGCTAGAATATGATGATGTAATGAACAAACAACGTGATGTAATCTACAAACGTAGAAAAAATGCATTGTTTGGTGACCATTTAAAATATGACATTATCAATACCATTTATGATGTAGCAGCATCTATCGTAAGCAATACAAAAGGTGGCAACCAATTCAAAGAATTTGAATACGAAATCATCAAATTCTTCACGATGGAAGCTCCACTTACTGAAGCTGAATTCAAGGTAAAAACTGAAAGAGAAATCACAGATATCGTTTTCAAAAAAGCAGAAGAAGATTACAAAAACAGATTGGTTTTATTAAAAGAAAACTCATTCCCAATCATAGAAAATGTGTTTAAACAGCAAGGTCACATGTTCAAAAACGTACAAGTACCTTTCTCTGACGGAACCAAAACACTTACCATCGTTACTGATCTTAAGCAAGCTTATGAAACTCAGTGCGAATCTATGATTAATGATTTTGAGAAGAATATCTGTTTAACCATTATAGACGAAAACTGGAAACATCATCTTAAAGAAATGGATGATTTACGTAAATCTTCACAAGGTGCAGTTTATGAGCAAAAAGACCCATTGGTAATCTACAAACAAGAGTCTTTCCATTTGTTCAGCGAAATGATGGATAAAGTAAACAAAGAAATTATTTCTTTCCTATTCAAAGGAGAAATCCCAACTTCTTAGTCCACTTAACATTATATACATTAAAATCCGAAGAGCTTTTCTTCGGATTTTTTTTATGAAATTAATTGTAATCAAGATATTCTGAGAAAAATTTTAATACTTTAGCAGTAATTAAAAACAATACAATGAAAAAACTGATTACAATTTTAGCTTTTATATGTAGCACCTTTGCATTTTCTCAATCAGAAAACAATGAATTTAAAGTAAACATTCTTTACACAGCTATCGGAATGCCTGAACTATCTTACGAAAGACTAATTTCTGACAATTCGTCTCTTGGTGCGTCTGTAGCATTTTCTCTTGATAAAAAAGAAGATATGGATTTGAGATTCAGTTTCACTCCTTATTATAGAATGTTTTTTGGACAAAAGAAAGCAGCAGGTTTCTTTATAGAAGCTAATTCTATCGTTGTAAATTATGTAGACACTATTTATTACAATGGAAGCACAAATACTTATGAGACGAAGACTGGTTTCGGTTTAGGAGCAGCAGCTGGAGCTAAATTTCTTACCAAAAACAATCTAATCGGAGAAGTTTATGGCGGAGTAGGAAGAGTTTTCGGAGATAATTCTTTAGGTGCTTATCCAAGATTCGGGATTACTCTCGGCAAAAGATTTTAACTATTATTAAAATAAAAATTAAAACAACAACGTTATTTCTAAATGAAAAAGTTTTTTATATTTTTGATGAGTATTTTACTGATTTCTTGCAACGGACAAGAAAACAAAGTTTCAAAGAAAAAAAATCTTAAAATGGAAAACAAAAATCTAGAATATGCTACGTTTGGTGGCGGGTGTTTTTGGTGTGTAGAAGCATGTTTTGACATGTTAAAAGGCGTAGAATCTGTAACTTCTGGCTATTCTGGCGGTCATAAAGAAAACCCTACTTACGAAGAAGTTTGTACAGGAGAAACTGGTCATGCAGAAGTGGTACAAATCGCTTTTGATCCTTCTGTAATCTCTTATTCACAATTGTTAGAATCATTTTGGTTCCTGCACGATCCTACACAATTAAACAGACAAGGTGAAGACATCGGCACACAATATCGTTCAGTGATTTTCTATCATTCTGAAAAACAAAAAGAAGAAGCACAAGTTTCTATGGAAAATTCAGAAAAATCTGGAAAATGGAATGGTAAATATGTAACTCAAATCGTTCCGTTTGAAAAATTCTGGGGCGCAGAGAAATATCACCAAAACTATTTTGAAATCAACCCAAACCAGCCCTATTGTAGTGCTGTAGTAGGGCCAAAAGTAGCCAAATTCAAAAAACATTTCGGT contains the following coding sequences:
- the secA gene encoding preprotein translocase subunit SecA, whose translation is MSFLNKILQGFLGDKNAKDLKEIKKVVDKIKKVEPAIAELSDDELRAKTQEFKDKIDAATEHITNQVVEVHEQIAKSSDIDEKEKLFGQIEALKKDSYQIEEKVLNDILPEAFAVVKETARRLAQNGGLTVTATEHDQELAAAKDFVEIKGDKAFWKNKWDAAGKEVVWDMVHYDTQFIGGVALHSGRIAEMATGEGKTLVGTLPIYLNALPGRGVHVVTVNDYLAKRDSAWMGPIYQFHGLSIDCIDLHQPNTDARRKAYQADITYGTNNEFGFDYLRDNMVSSPEELVQGELNFAIVDEVDSVLIDDARTPLIISGPIPQGDRQEFDVLKPSVDRIVAVQKQIVSNLLTEAKKLIAAGNKTDGGFKLLQAYRGLPKNKHLIKFLSEEGIRVLLQKTEGEYMQDNSKRMRIVDKDLYFVIDEKNNQIDLTDKGVEYMSQGNQDANFFVLEDIGTLIAELEAKNLTKEEEFAQKEELFRNYAVKSERIHTLSQLLKAYTLFEKDDEYVVIDGEVKIVDEQTGRIMEGRRYSDGLHQAIEAKENVKIEAATQTFATITLQNYFRMYNKLAGMTGTAETEAGEFWQIYKLDVVVIPTNRPIIRDDRQDLVYKTNREKFNAVIDEIERLTAAGRPILVGTTSVEISQFLSKALQLRKIPHNVLNAKLHKKEADIVAEAGRAGVVTIATNMAGRGTDIKLQGEVKENGGLAIIGTERHDSRRVDRQLRGRAGRQGDPGSSQFYVSLEDNLMRLFGSERIAKMMDKMGHKEGEVIQHSMITKSIERAQKKVEENNFGIRKRLLEYDDVMNKQRDVIYKRRKNALFGDHLKYDIINTIYDVAASIVSNTKGGNQFKEFEYEIIKFFTMEAPLTEAEFKVKTEREITDIVFKKAEEDYKNRLVLLKENSFPIIENVFKQQGHMFKNVQVPFSDGTKTLTIVTDLKQAYETQCESMINDFEKNICLTIIDENWKHHLKEMDDLRKSSQGAVYEQKDPLVIYKQESFHLFSEMMDKVNKEIISFLFKGEIPTS
- the msrA gene encoding peptide-methionine (S)-S-oxide reductase MsrA, with the protein product MKKFFIFLMSILLISCNGQENKVSKKKNLKMENKNLEYATFGGGCFWCVEACFDMLKGVESVTSGYSGGHKENPTYEEVCTGETGHAEVVQIAFDPSVISYSQLLESFWFLHDPTQLNRQGEDIGTQYRSVIFYHSEKQKEEAQVSMENSEKSGKWNGKYVTQIVPFEKFWGAEKYHQNYFEINPNQPYCSAVVGPKVAKFKKHFGELGLLK
- a CDS encoding DUF3575 domain-containing protein, translated to MKKLITILAFICSTFAFSQSENNEFKVNILYTAIGMPELSYERLISDNSSLGASVAFSLDKKEDMDLRFSFTPYYRMFFGQKKAAGFFIEANSIVVNYVDTIYYNGSTNTYETKTGFGLGAAAGAKFLTKNNLIGEVYGGVGRVFGDNSLGAYPRFGITLGKRF